In Antechinus flavipes isolate AdamAnt ecotype Samford, QLD, Australia chromosome 6, AdamAnt_v2, whole genome shotgun sequence, the sequence aacttttcccctccttcccccacctctagACGCCATTCACTTTTGGAAGTGAATTCTAccctccaaatttttctccctcccttccaagATGTCAAGCAATTCCGATGTAGcttatatatgtacagtcatgTGAACCATATTTGCACATTAGTCGTGGTTGTAAAAGAACTATCGggccgctaggtggcgcagtgggtagagcatcagccctgaagtcaggaggaccagagtttaaatatggtctcaggcacttaacacttcctagctgtgtgaccctgggcaagtcacttaaccccaactgcctcagcaaaaacaaacaaaaaaaaggagaataatcAGAACGAAAGGGAagagccatgagaaagaaaaaaagaaacacattttccCAGACTCCATGGTTCTGCCCGTGGGTGGTGTTTTCCACCACAAGACTCTTGGTGTTCTTGGGGGGCCATGTTCAGTTCTTTTCAGTCAGAACGTGAGTGATCGGTTCATCTGACTCCCCGGGATCTGGCAGGGCCCGGGCCACGGAGAAAGTAGTCCTGACGGAGCTTCTCCGGGGTTGCCCTTCCTCCAATCGCTGCAGCACCTGCTGGGCCGACCCGCTCTCTGAAGCTTTGCTTCTCCCAGACTCCTATGGAGCCCTGAGAAGAGGCTGCTTGGGACTCCCGTTCTGCCCTCAAGCAACCTAAAACTAAGTGGCCAATGTCAGATGGACAGGAGAACGGAGTTGGCCCCCAGAGGCCATTGGGCCTGGGAGTCTCTGACCACCGGGCTTGCCTTGGATGGCCTTTCCCCACGGCTGCTGCTTCCGAGAATTTTGGGCGAGGTGCCCCCTAAGTCAAGGCAGACCCTCTGTGGAGGTCCAGAGGAAAGGCTGCTGGGGAGCCCCTTCCCCAGCCCCACCTGCACCCCTCAAGCCATTGCCTCACCCTTGGAGAGAGATCTCCCTTTTCTAAAATAGCCTCCTTCCCAGGCCTTGCTGCCCCCTTGTGTCCCGACCTCTAGGCTTCAGGTGAACCCTGACCTCCTGGGCTGAGATACACTGGGATTTTCTCTAGCTTTCTTCCCAGGGAAGGGGATCCTCCTTGTCCTAGCCCCGGGTCCAGAAGGCCCCTGGAAGGGCAGGATTGAACCGGAGGAGAGAGGCAGGGGCTCTTCCGGCCCTTCCTGTCCAGGGAGCTTGGCTCCTCCAAGAAGTCCCCAAACCGTTCCCTCAGCCAGTCTTGTGAGTGGGCTTGCTTTTCAGTGTGGGCCGGGACCGGTTCTGACTTGTCTGAAGGCACGTTTAGAAGGCCTCTGGGCCTTCTGCTGGTCTCGGCCTCCTCCGTGGAGGCGAGGGAGCGCACTGACTCATTGGCCCCGTCCCCGGAAGCACAGACGCGGCTGTCGGCGCTTCTGAGGGCACCCAGGCTCGGGGGAGCGTGGCTGGCTGGGTGCTGGGGGCCACCGCCAGGCCGCGGGCTCAgggtctctctttctcttggcAGAGAGAATGCGGCCAGCCTGCAGAGTGCAAGCAGCAGTGACGCGTGCGGACGCGCGCCCCCGGGAGAGGCTGGGCCGCCTCGGACGAAGGGACGCCTCGGGAGCCCGGCCCGCGGCCCGGGCCCTTCACTCGCCGCGGCGCAGCCTCGGTCTCACTAACAACGCTTACGGTTAACTTGTTTTCAAGTGCGTGGTTTTCActtacactttttttctttttgcctaatTTGTACAGTGGTAACTTTGATGCGTTTCGCGAATAGGAGGTTTCAGTCAAGCGCCCTCTCTGCCCGCCGGGCCGCCTGTGAGCTGGCGGGCGTACAGGGGCTGGGGCGCGATGGTGACTCGGTTAGGTTGGAGGAGGTAGGACCCatgcacacacacgcatgcacgcGCGTACTCGGCGCACTCACACACACTCCCCCGCCCTCACCTGCTTTAACGGCCTCTTTATCCCAATCATCTCAGAGCTGCCAAGTAGAGTAAAGCCACGTTGgccggggggtgggggtgggggtgggggtgggccgGGGGCTCGGGCAGgacattttcctatttatttcctTGTGTTTGTACGTACTCTGAAGTCGGGCTCGCGCACATTTCTGAAACCATGTTTGTGTGACGGGAGGTCCGGCGGATCCGGTCCGGAGAAGAGGGGCCGGCGAGTCCCTCCCGGAGCGGAGCCCGAGACCCCCGAGCTGCCGAGGCCCGGGGAAGTCCCCGCGGAGGCTCCCCGGCCTCCTCCTCCTCGGGGTTCGGCGTGTAGGATTTCGGAGGCCCCTTTGTAGTGATTCGGTCCCTGACGCCCATCTCCAGCCACCATCGACTAGCAGCTTTATCAACACTGTGACCAGGCGCGTAGAGAGTGCTCCAGCCTTACCTTAAACGATACACATTTGTAACTTAACAATACGCCGTGTTTTCAATTTGTACAGAATAGTTAGGATATTCTATTAAAGTTGTGAAACAGGAACCCGGCTCGCCTCTGCTTCTTGGGGCTTGGCTGGGGCGGCTGCCCGCGTGCCCGAGGAGATGACACTGCCCGCCCAGAGACGCTCCTGTTGGGCACCGTCTTACTCAGCGGCTTCCCCGTGGGAATCTGCCCGGGTGAACGAAGCCTTCCGGGGAGCCCGGCCACGGCCTCGGCTCGGCGTCCGGATTCCTTGGGCACGGGAGCGAGGACCAGCAAAAAATGGGGAAGTAGCAAGGGGAGTGGGGCCAGAAAGGCTCGGGCTGGATACCAGGAGGAGGTGTCTGATCCTGGGCTTGAATTGGAGATTTCATGGCATGGGACTGGgggctgggcctggaatcaggaaacgGGGGGGCTTGAAGGTGGGTGATGAGGGGTGGGGCCAGAGGGCtgcctcttccccttctcccagtcCTCTGGTAACCGGTGTGAAGGTGCACCTCCTCCCGTCTATCACCAGGCCCAGAGCCCCGCAGAGGGGCCGTGGTCGGGCTCCTGCTCTCGGTGTGTCCCCCGTAATGCACTAGTCCCAGGGTCAGGAGGACCCCCATTCCTCTCTGAGGCAGACAGCACGCTCCTGCCCTCTCTGGGCAGGTGAGGTTGAggcagacaggatttgaactcaggtcttcctgattccaaggcctgTGTTTTGTCCACGTGGAGTTCAGGGCAGAGACCTGTTGCCCCTGGAGTGTCCCGGGGCCTGGCGGTCGTGGACGACCCTGAGCAGCTGGAGCATTTTGTAAATCCCTActtttatcctcatttcacaggcCACTGAGAGCCGGTGGCCAGACGGAGCTCCCTTCCCAGGAAGGAGTGGGGGCCGCTCCGACGTCGCCAGGGCACCTTGAGCCAGTCCCAGGCCTCCAAGCCTTCCCCGTCTCGAGACAAAGCGAGGTCCGTCCCGGCTCCGCCCTGGGGGCAACAGCCTCGGTCCCATACTCCATGGCCCCAGGACCACCCCGGACACATGAACCAGGGACGAGGAACCGCCCAGTGGGCAGAAATGTACTTTTATGTTGTAGCTGCAACGCCGCCTCCACGTGTCCCTCTGTCCTCCCAGAGACCCTTCCCACTGACCAAGGTCGCCATTGCTGATACTGGCCAGGGAGGACCCTGTGGCTCGCCCCTGCCCGGATGCtcactggggtgggggtggggggcgttTTCCATCGGCTCTGCTCCCTTCCTGCTTCCCTGTGTCCATCACCCACAATGCTTTTTGAATATGTtggggaaaatgagaaggaaaaaccaggggagagaagagggaaccAAAGGGGACAGGGCGGGAGTTGGTTTACGTTCAGTCCCCATGGTTCTCTCGGGTGCGGATGGCATGAAGTTTCCATCCAGGGTCTCGAGATCGCCCACATGTACCCCCACCTGTCCGGCCATTCACTGGTCATCTCGTTTCCAAACTCATTTCCTAATCACCAGGAAGAGCGCTCCATACGTGGCTGCAGctggggtccctttccctctactTGGGCCGCGGACGCAGCAATGGCCCCGCCGGGGCAGAGGGGACTTGGGGCACAGCTCCCCAGAAAGGTGGGATCGTTCCGCCAGCTGGGCCTCAGGCCCCACCTCCCTCCCACGGTTCTCCCAGTCTGAGAGGTGCCAGGTGGGGTCTCCCAGTTTTAATTTTCGTCaggagagcattttttcatgtgactagagcTTTCGTTTCCTCGCCTTTGACCCTGTATAGTAACAGAAACGTGACCTTTGTCCCACACTTGGCCCTCGAGCTTTCCCAGCTTTGCGCTTCCCTTTGGTCTGACCTTGAATTTAAGGGAACCAAAGTCGTCCCTTTGGCGGTTCATGATGTTCTCTGCTGCTTTGGGCCGACTTCTCCCTCCTCCAAAGACCCCAGAGCTAAGTCACCCCTCCCTCTCCCAACTTACGGCCCTTGTGCCCCAACCGTGGGCCCCTCCCACCTCGTTTCGGGACGGCCCCCGGTTCTGCGGCGCGGCACCTTCCATTAGCTCCCGGCCCCGTTTCTGTGGCGGGCCCGTGCCCACAGTGGCGAGTCTGGTTCCCGGCACGGACGTTTCCGTCACTTTATTTGCAGACTTCCAGGTTACTTTTCAGAGCGGCCGGTTCTCGGCTTCACCGGCGATGCCCCCGGCGGCTCCTcgtcccccaccccctcccattgTGCCCTTTTTGTCCTTTTTCCCATTTGCAGAGGACGAGGTGACGCTTCTGGCCGAAGTGACATCTCCTGGCGGTTCGGAGCATTTGTTGTGCGGCAGCCACGGGGAGAACCGTTCGTCCCTTGGGACCGTCGGGTCACCGGGGAGTGGTCAGTCCCATCCCCCTCCCCAGAACTGTGGGCTCTTTGTCCTACTTTGGTCCTTTCCAAGCCACGTGTCCATTTAGAATATCGAGGGCGGCGAGGGGTCGCCCCGGCCGGTCTGCCGGCCGTTCCCGGCTTTCCCGGCGCGACGTCCCTCCGGAACGGGGCCTCGCCGGGCCCCATCTCAGGCAGACGGCCCCGGCCGCCCGCGCGGGTCGAGATGCCCAGTGTCTGAGCGGGCGCGCGATCCAAGGCATGCTCGGGCCGCGGCGGCACCGGGACGGCGAGCTTGTACTCCAGGGGCCCGATGGGAGTTGAGGCAGGGCGGGAGGGGGCGTGGGGGAGGGCATCTTGTGCCTGTCGCTCTCATGGCGGCCTTCGACGCGAGCCCGTCTTTCCACACACCAAGTCTTTGTAGGCAGAGGGTTTGTTGAATGGGTGAATGAGTGAACGAATGAGGGAGCCCGGCCGCTCGCCCGTCGGCGGGGGCCCGCCTGGCGCTCCGGGGAGTCTCTGGGCCCGGGGGGCTGGCCCTAGGGGGCATCGAGTGCCGAGCCAATGTCAGGCGGTCCTTGTCACTGACCCGGGAAACCACAGATGCAGGAATGCAGAATGTCAGTGGGGAAAAGCCCACTCAGGCTggtgtctcattttatagatggggaaaaccGAGGCCCGGAGCGGGGAGGGGGCTCCCCCAGCCTCCCCATCCGGTGGGGGACTTGGCCGAGGACGCGGGGCCCGCTGGCGGCTGCAGGAGGCCGGGCGAGGAACGGGCCCGGGTGGGGGCGAGGCTGGGCAGAGGCCCCGGGGTGCCCCCCCGGAGGTGCCCTGGTCCCCACGCTGACCTCAGgtctctgccccacccccacccgtCCCCTCGGCACCAGCAGGCCTGATGCGGCTCCAAGTGACAGAACCTGCCTTTGGGAAGGTTCCCGGAAAACCTCCCGTTCCtgtgagtggggggggggggcccgAGGGTCCACCCTGACCGGCTGCTCTGGGCCCGCGGGGCTTCCCGGCCAGGGGCGTGGCCACGGGGAGGAGACTCGCAACTGCAATAGGGAAGGTCTTGGCAGGTCGGGAGTCCAGCTTCTTCACGTTGCAaataggtaaactgaggcaggaggttCCCCAGGGAGTGAGGAGGGGGTGTTCTGAGCCTGGCATCGGGCCTCAGCCTTGCCCGTTTCCTCTCGGGGGCCTCTCTGCTGCTCCACTTCTGAAGCTCAGGGATCCGGGAGCCGCCTTCGCTTCCAGGTGGGCCGGGAGCTCCGCGCCTGTGTGGGGGCCGAGCGGACGGGCCGTCAGGGGCATTGCTCTGCCCCCCGCGGGCTCGTGGGGACCCCTTGGCTTCAAGCACCCCCCACCATGTGTCAGGGCCGACCCGGGGGTATGGCAGCGCCCCCTAAACGTGCGGCCATTGCTGCCTCTCCCGCCTGGGCCTGGGGGCTCCAGGGCCTCCGAGCCCTCTTGACTCCgagtccccctccccccccccgatTCCGAGCCCCCCCGACTCCAATCCCCCCTCCCCCTGACTCTGAGCGCCCCCCtgtgcctccccccccccccgactcgGCCCTTCCTGACCAGCCGATCCCAAGCCGTTGCATCTGTGGGCTTACCTTGGCATCCCTTCCCAGGACCCCGAGAGGGAGTGAGGCAGAGGAGCGGGCGCGGAGGCGGGGAGGGACGCTGGAGCACGTCCGGAAAACTTGGGGGCCGCGGGAGCGAGCTGCTGCTTCCGGGGCAGCCTCCACTTTCCTGTCTGTAGGATGGGGAGAGACGGTTTCCCGAGGTGTGGCCCTCGGAGCGCTTGGAGAGCAGCAGTCCCGGGATCCTCTTCTTCCTCAGCCCCTGGGGTTGGGGGCTCTCCGGCGCCGTGCAGAGCCTGGCTCCGGGCTTTTCTGAGGCGcgctgctgccccccccccccgggcctGGCCTCCGTGTGAGCTCCGGGAGAAGCTGCCTCCCCCACGGCCCGAGACTCCCCCGGGACGTCGGGCTCCCCAGCTGCCTCTGCCGGGCCGGAGCTTAAACAGGGGCCTGGGCTGGGGAGAGCCTTTGCCCCCCGCAGACGGGCGACGGGGCTACAGAAGCTGCCGCAAATCTCCGCTGGGCCAGGCGGGGCGGCCCCTCGGGCTCCCTGCTCCGGGGGTCCGAGGGCGGGGTGCTGGCCGGTAGTGGGAGGCCCAGGGAGCCCCCCGGCGTCGGGGCCTCGCTTCCCCTCCTTTACCCCCGCGAGCAGCTCCCCAGGGACTCTCCACGGCCCCCAGCCGTGCTCGGGGCTTTGGCCCTCGGGGAGGGAGAGCGGCCGGAGGCCTGGGAGTCATCCAGGGAGCTTGGCCGTGGCCACGAGGCCGGGCTGCGTCCGCCCATCCCCGGTCCCTCAGGAGGCAGATGGGAGGCGAGGCCGGGGGCCCGGGCGGCCGCCGGGAGGTGGGTCAGCTCCTCACGGGAGCCGCTGGGAAGCCTCAGGGAGCCGAGAGCCGGCTCGGAACCCTGGGGCCGCTGGCAGTTGGGGGACAGTTAGGGCAACCAACAGCCTAG encodes:
- the LOC127541723 gene encoding collagen alpha-1(I) chain-like, whose amino-acid sequence is MITGQRPVAPRAGSVPSCRRTRALGEAAEAGAPGRRRGESAPHPCVLSDSHPLLLSKGQRAAPGAEGTASPQGASRGSMGGGRPGELSGEPAGPEEGGRGRGSGDQTLQPRRVAVGAAPLDHLAGAHNGSRNQSTPGPLGPPLSTTCDRFSPVPRLLVALTVPQLPAAPGFRAGSRLPEASQRLPPEHGWGPWRVPGELLAGVKEGKRGPDAGGLPGPPTTGQHPALGPPEQGARGAAPPGPAEICGSFCSPVARLRGAKALPSPGPCLSSGPAEAAGEPDVPGESRAVGEAASPGAHTEARPGGGGQQRASEKPGARLCTAPESPQPQGLRKKRIPGLLLSKRSEGHTSGNRLSPSYRQESGGCPGSSSSLPRPPSFPDVLQRPSPPPRPLLCLTPSRGPGKGCQGAELPAHLEAKAAPGSLSFRSGAAERPPRGNGQG